A genomic stretch from Aedes albopictus strain Foshan chromosome 2, AalbF5, whole genome shotgun sequence includes:
- the LOC115265021 gene encoding mucin-2 isoform X1, producing MKNVWRIFLLLMVLNDLSLISSEPQYQQQQIQLQPQGNYNNNVNNNVNNNNYYGPQQQFQQQQQQPQQQQQPQQPPYQYRAPPPPTTAAPTFFQRLTSWFNFFGDDSDDRRPLPPRKPPAPNPQVAQQPLPPPSPPPPQLQQQFQPQQPQAFQPQQQLQPQPNSQYVQFPQPQPNEPIQNGSRIGIVNTNYGPPGFNSPQPNGGFQPIVHQNNNYQASGSNYHPVANALPPSNNIQGPGYHYPPPAQAVQQPQKPYVPSTLQQHIVGSQQDPRILRPSQPYHQNHQYRDPEPTTISPGVVPIPGAVPVPEAQNPNDFDYHPCNNVPWVPLEPPPGQLPVTQLPPNAIPDISAPTKRPIKLEIRPKGQVHSVSHYPPSLQNHEPPIITAAPPPQHLIQLQLQQQQAQLQNLQLQQLQLQQQQLQQQLQQLKVSTTAEPSLLPTPTTTPFIQTAAPLAAHFVTRKPDAPQPSSAPITFRQVSASYFTNKDYHPPAKILPIQDEDKPHASISLPNLSASPAPPLYTATSFHSDPYKFYRPYKPRDNIIELGYGYPQSLKSMSDSYIRYNRPPYSGNRPNQSIFDVEQVASSSSTVYTTVAYSNEDSKPAASEHRNVTITGTNQLSAEDEDYSSEEDDDQIKGVTVTFPVEVTSVVPKTRYYSSRTTTTERPTTLPSSLPPPTDPDELGNGLQIIYSANLHTSSPLGNKHFQRQLPDSDLDHPDLRPPVNLFSNILSEEEDSVPKETIPTTVSTQAPPTRSIDSVLTTLKVTPNRPTLFQLYRNTEAPTTENTTPIPRTVTTVPPTASSHLSSMTAAIGGHINTASTKKPKQIQIIIPYSTYKKPEPFKPKDRDEIDHSPAASNIVTSTSGTSITTAPTKSHFVTRESMKYFHSSTNIKDILRKETTRPFSRPPTTVPEKPTKLKKVEPVKVSKDSKPFTPPRVPKMTPMPPVFNLTGLSADQRLEHTTTLPPRTFRPTIIMAHPSRFTPNYINITRMRPLPTSHTYSPRTTISQLLRTTKIHTKPPKPHPNEDQELPSRSLPPIVYRRTTVPTTTTTTEQPLTTPIPIYERNEWDIDPLLLQRRIDTWTEQQYASEDYLFKSSTIPLHRVTKAIPWEFLTTTMLPSLRDRTKGRDSWRNVKIAISPHTKEKVYVVTPQPWTAIINQETVSSPRFSIRPTPFYQKGAISTVGGVSSSRSPTRSSSSRGGSSSTGSTVDVSPESVNDLVEHKSKLHRATLSLAKLKHRKYVRQKTFTRAPFRPSSLSPSRSSSFTSSSSFSSSSSTSNESA from the coding sequence AACGTGTGGCGAATATTTCTTCTGCTTATGGTATTGAATGATTTGAGTTTAATTAGTTCGGAGCCGCAGTATCAGCAACAGCAGATCCAATTGCAACCGCAGGGGAACTATAACAATAATGTGAATAACAACGTGAACAACAACAACTATTATGGACCTCAACAGCAAtttcaacaacagcaacaacaacctcaacagcaacagcaaccaCAACAGCCGCCTTATCAGTATCGAGCGCCACCTCCACCAACGACGGCTGCTCCAACATTTTTCCAGAGACTCACAAGTTGGTTCAACTTCTTTGGAGATGATAGCGATGACAGGCGTCCTCTGCCGCCAAGAAAACCACCGGCTCCAAATCCACAAGTAGCCCAACAACCTCTTCCTCCACCCTCTCCTCCTCCTCCTCAACTCCAACAGCAATTTCAACCTCAACAGCCACAGGCATTTCAACCTCAGCAACAACTTCAGCCTCAACCAAATTCTCAGTATGTCCAGTTTCCACAACCACAGCCAAATGAGCCCATTCAGAATGGGAGTAGGATTGGGATTGTCAATACCAACTACGGACCACCAGGTTTTAATAGTCCACAACCAAATGGGGGATTTCAACCTATAGTTCATCAAAACAACAACTATCAAGCAAGTGGAAGTAACTATCATCCAGTGGCAAATGCGCTTCCTCCGAGCAATAACATCCAAGGTCCCGGTTATCACTATCCACCCCCAGCACAGGCAGTACAACAACCACAGAAGCCATATGTTCCATCGACATTGCAACAGCATATTGTTGGTTCTCAACAGGACCCAAGGATACTGAGGCCGTCACAACCCTATCATCAGAACCATCAGTATCGTGATCCAGAACCAACGACCATTTCTCCTGGGGTTGTTCCAATTCCTGGTGCAGTGCCAGTACCTGAAGCTCAGAACCCCAATGACTTTGACTATCATCCCTGTAATAATGTGCCATGGGTTCCTTTGGAACCGCCACCTGGACAACTCCCCGTTACTCAACTGCCTCCAAACGCTATACCTGATATTAGTGCCCCCACCAAACGTCCTATAAAACTTGAGATCAGACCCAAAGGTCAAGTTCACTCGGTATCTCATTATCCACCTTCCTTACAAAACCATGAACCACCGATCATCACAGCTGCTCCTCCACCGCAACATCTGATTCAACTACAACTTCAGCAACAACAGGCGCAACTCCAAAATCTCCAACTACAACAACTTCAGCTCCAGCAGCAGCAACTTCAGCAACAGCTCCAGCAACTTAAGGTTAGTACAACAGCAGAGCCATCGTTACTTCCAACGCCGACGACGACACCTTTCATACAAACAGCAGCCCCACTGGCTGCTCATTTTGTGACTCGAAAACCTGACGCGCCACAACCAAGCTCAGCTCCGATAACCTTCCGACAAGTCTCTGCATCGTACTTCACCAACAAAGACTACCATCCTCCGGCCAAAATTCTACCAATTCAGGACGAAGACAAGCCTCACGCATCAATCTCACTTCCAAACTTGAGCGCATCACCTGCGCCTCCTCTCTATACAGCAACCTCTTTCCATTCGGACCCGTACAAGTTCTACCGACCGTACAAACCTCGTGACAATATCATAGAACTGGGCTACGGCTACCCACAGTCACTGAAATCTATGTCTGACAGCTACATACGATACAACAGACCGCCGTACTCTGGAAACAGGCCTAACCAATCAATTTTCGACGTTGAACAGGTTGCTTCATCATCCTCCACGGTATACACAACGGTAGCCTACTCGAACGAGGACTCCAAACCTGCGGCCTCGGAGCATCGAAACGTAACCATCACCGGCACTAATCAACTGTCCGCCGAAGACGAAGATTACTCTTCGGAGGAAGACGATGATCAAATTAAGGGTGTGACAGTCACCTTCCCGGTGGAGGTAACTAGTGTCGTGCCGAAAACTCGCTACTATTCCTCAAGAACGACTACTACTGAAAGACCTACCACGTTACCATCTTCACTACCTCCGCCAACAGATCCAGATGAACTAGGAAATGGACTTCAAATAATCTACTCTGCCAATCTACACACCAGTTCGCCACTTGGTAATAAACATTTCCAAAGACAGTTACCTGATTCGGACCTAGaccatccggatctacgtcctCCAGTGAATTTATTCAGTAACATACTCAGCGAAGAGGAAGACTCTGTACCCAAAGAAACAATCCCTACAACAGTATCAACTCAGGCTCCGCCCACCAGGTCGATAGATAGCGTACTGACCACACTAAAGGTCACTCCCAACCGTCCGACACTCTTCCAACTTTACAGAAATACCGAAGCTCCCACCACAGAAAATACCACTCCAATTCCTCGTACGGTAACCACCGTTCCTCCAACTGCATCATCTCATCTATCCTCTATGACGGCAGCTATCGGCGGTCATATCAACACTGCTTCAACCAAAAAGCCAAAACAAATCCAGATCATCATCCCCTATAGCACCTACAAAAAGCCCGAGCCGTTCAAACCCAAAGACCGAGACGAAATAGATCACTCACCGGCTGCATCGAACATTGTGACGTccacttctggaacatcaataACTACTGCTCCGACCAAGTCCCACTTTGTCACCCGGGAATCCATGAAGTACTTCCATTCCTCAACCAACATCAAAGACATCCTTCGCAAGGAAACCACTCGTCCCTTCTCTCGACCACCAACAACCGTCCCGGAGAAACCAACCAAGCTCAAGAAAGTCGAACCTGTCAAAGTATCCAAGGACTCCAAACCCTTCACACCGCCCCGTGTCCCCAAGATGACCCCAATGCCTCCGGTGTTCAACCTTACCGGACTGTCCGCCGACCAACGGCTAGAACACACAACAACCTTGCCACCTCGAACCTTCCGACCGACAATCATCATGGCGCATCCATCCAGGTTCACACCGAACTACATCAACATCACTCGGATGCGACCTCTACCAACCAGCCATACCTACTCCCCGCGAACCACCATTTCCCAGCTACTCCGCACCACCAAAATCCACACTAAACCTCCGAAACCCCATCCCAACGAAGACCAAGAACTCCCCTCCCGATCGCTCCCTCCCATTGTATATCGACGAACTACAGTCCCAACGACCACGACCACAACCGAACAGCCCCTAACAACCCCCATCCCGATCTACGAACGCAACGAGTGGGACATCGACCCCCTCCTTCTCCAGCGACGAATCGACACCTGGACCGAACAGCAGTACGCCAGCGAAGACTACCTGTTCAAATCGAGCACCATCCCGTTGCACCGGGTCACCAAAGCCATCCCGTGGGAGTTCCTCACGACCACCATGCTGCCATCGCTCCGGGACCGTACCAAGGGGCGGGACAGCTGGCGCAACGTCAAAATTGCCATCTCGCCGCACACCAAGGAGAAGGTGTACGTGGTGACGCCCCAGCCATGGACGGCCATCATCAACCAGGAAACGGTATCGTCACCGCGGTTCTCCATAAGGCCGACGCCGTTCTACCAGAAGGGTGCGATTAGCACCGTTGGCGGCGTGAGCAGTAGCAGAAGTCCAACCAGGAGCAGCAGTAGTAGAGGTGGTAGTAGTAGCACAGGATCGACTGTGGATGTTTCACCGGAATCAG
- the LOC115265021 gene encoding mucin-2 isoform X2 yields MKNVWRIFLLLMVLNDLSLISSEPQYQQQQIQLQPQGNYNNNVNNNVNNNNYYGPQQQFQQQQQQPQQQQQPQQPPYQYRAPPPPTTAAPTFFQRLTSWFNFFGDDSDDRRPLPPRKPPAPNPQVAQQPLPPPSPPPPQLQQQFQPQQPQAFQPQQQLQPQPNSQYVQFPQPQPNEPIQNGSRIGIVNTNYGPPGFNSPQPNGGFQPIVHQNNNYQASGSNYHPVANALPPSNNIQGPGYHYPPPAQAVQQPQKPYVPSTLQQHIVGSQQDPRILRPSQPYHQNHQYRDPEPTTISPGVVPIPGAVPVPEAQNPNDFDYHPCNNVPWVPLEPPPGQLPVTQLPPNAIPDISAPTKRPIKLEIRPKGQVHSVSHYPPSLQNHEPPIITAAPPPQHLIQLQLQQQQAQLQNLQLQQLQLQQQQLQQQLQQLKVASSSSTVYTTVAYSNEDSKPAASEHRNVTITGTNQLSAEDEDYSSEEDDDQIKGVTVTFPVEVTSVVPKTRYYSSRTTTTERPTTLPSSLPPPTDPDELGNGLQIIYSANLHTSSPLGNKHFQRQLPDSDLDHPDLRPPVNLFSNILSEEEDSVPKETIPTTVSTQAPPTRSIDSVLTTLKVTPNRPTLFQLYRNTEAPTTENTTPIPRTVTTVPPTASSHLSSMTAAIGGHINTASTKKPKQIQIIIPYSTYKKPEPFKPKDRDEIDHSPAASNIVTSTSGTSITTAPTKSHFVTRESMKYFHSSTNIKDILRKETTRPFSRPPTTVPEKPTKLKKVEPVKVSKDSKPFTPPRVPKMTPMPPVFNLTGLSADQRLEHTTTLPPRTFRPTIIMAHPSRFTPNYINITRMRPLPTSHTYSPRTTISQLLRTTKIHTKPPKPHPNEDQELPSRSLPPIVYRRTTVPTTTTTTEQPLTTPIPIYERNEWDIDPLLLQRRIDTWTEQQYASEDYLFKSSTIPLHRVTKAIPWEFLTTTMLPSLRDRTKGRDSWRNVKIAISPHTKEKVYVVTPQPWTAIINQETVSSPRFSIRPTPFYQKGAISTVGGVSSSRSPTRSSSSRGGSSSTGSTVDVSPESVNDLVEHKSKLHRATLSLAKLKHRKYVRQKTFTRAPFRPSSLSPSRSSSFTSSSSFSSSSSTSNESA; encoded by the exons AACGTGTGGCGAATATTTCTTCTGCTTATGGTATTGAATGATTTGAGTTTAATTAGTTCGGAGCCGCAGTATCAGCAACAGCAGATCCAATTGCAACCGCAGGGGAACTATAACAATAATGTGAATAACAACGTGAACAACAACAACTATTATGGACCTCAACAGCAAtttcaacaacagcaacaacaacctcaacagcaacagcaaccaCAACAGCCGCCTTATCAGTATCGAGCGCCACCTCCACCAACGACGGCTGCTCCAACATTTTTCCAGAGACTCACAAGTTGGTTCAACTTCTTTGGAGATGATAGCGATGACAGGCGTCCTCTGCCGCCAAGAAAACCACCGGCTCCAAATCCACAAGTAGCCCAACAACCTCTTCCTCCACCCTCTCCTCCTCCTCCTCAACTCCAACAGCAATTTCAACCTCAACAGCCACAGGCATTTCAACCTCAGCAACAACTTCAGCCTCAACCAAATTCTCAGTATGTCCAGTTTCCACAACCACAGCCAAATGAGCCCATTCAGAATGGGAGTAGGATTGGGATTGTCAATACCAACTACGGACCACCAGGTTTTAATAGTCCACAACCAAATGGGGGATTTCAACCTATAGTTCATCAAAACAACAACTATCAAGCAAGTGGAAGTAACTATCATCCAGTGGCAAATGCGCTTCCTCCGAGCAATAACATCCAAGGTCCCGGTTATCACTATCCACCCCCAGCACAGGCAGTACAACAACCACAGAAGCCATATGTTCCATCGACATTGCAACAGCATATTGTTGGTTCTCAACAGGACCCAAGGATACTGAGGCCGTCACAACCCTATCATCAGAACCATCAGTATCGTGATCCAGAACCAACGACCATTTCTCCTGGGGTTGTTCCAATTCCTGGTGCAGTGCCAGTACCTGAAGCTCAGAACCCCAATGACTTTGACTATCATCCCTGTAATAATGTGCCATGGGTTCCTTTGGAACCGCCACCTGGACAACTCCCCGTTACTCAACTGCCTCCAAACGCTATACCTGATATTAGTGCCCCCACCAAACGTCCTATAAAACTTGAGATCAGACCCAAAGGTCAAGTTCACTCGGTATCTCATTATCCACCTTCCTTACAAAACCATGAACCACCGATCATCACAGCTGCTCCTCCACCGCAACATCTGATTCAACTACAACTTCAGCAACAACAGGCGCAACTCCAAAATCTCCAACTACAACAACTTCAGCTCCAGCAGCAGCAACTTCAGCAACAGCTCCAGCAACTTAAG GTTGCTTCATCATCCTCCACGGTATACACAACGGTAGCCTACTCGAACGAGGACTCCAAACCTGCGGCCTCGGAGCATCGAAACGTAACCATCACCGGCACTAATCAACTGTCCGCCGAAGACGAAGATTACTCTTCGGAGGAAGACGATGATCAAATTAAGGGTGTGACAGTCACCTTCCCGGTGGAGGTAACTAGTGTCGTGCCGAAAACTCGCTACTATTCCTCAAGAACGACTACTACTGAAAGACCTACCACGTTACCATCTTCACTACCTCCGCCAACAGATCCAGATGAACTAGGAAATGGACTTCAAATAATCTACTCTGCCAATCTACACACCAGTTCGCCACTTGGTAATAAACATTTCCAAAGACAGTTACCTGATTCGGACCTAGaccatccggatctacgtcctCCAGTGAATTTATTCAGTAACATACTCAGCGAAGAGGAAGACTCTGTACCCAAAGAAACAATCCCTACAACAGTATCAACTCAGGCTCCGCCCACCAGGTCGATAGATAGCGTACTGACCACACTAAAGGTCACTCCCAACCGTCCGACACTCTTCCAACTTTACAGAAATACCGAAGCTCCCACCACAGAAAATACCACTCCAATTCCTCGTACGGTAACCACCGTTCCTCCAACTGCATCATCTCATCTATCCTCTATGACGGCAGCTATCGGCGGTCATATCAACACTGCTTCAACCAAAAAGCCAAAACAAATCCAGATCATCATCCCCTATAGCACCTACAAAAAGCCCGAGCCGTTCAAACCCAAAGACCGAGACGAAATAGATCACTCACCGGCTGCATCGAACATTGTGACGTccacttctggaacatcaataACTACTGCTCCGACCAAGTCCCACTTTGTCACCCGGGAATCCATGAAGTACTTCCATTCCTCAACCAACATCAAAGACATCCTTCGCAAGGAAACCACTCGTCCCTTCTCTCGACCACCAACAACCGTCCCGGAGAAACCAACCAAGCTCAAGAAAGTCGAACCTGTCAAAGTATCCAAGGACTCCAAACCCTTCACACCGCCCCGTGTCCCCAAGATGACCCCAATGCCTCCGGTGTTCAACCTTACCGGACTGTCCGCCGACCAACGGCTAGAACACACAACAACCTTGCCACCTCGAACCTTCCGACCGACAATCATCATGGCGCATCCATCCAGGTTCACACCGAACTACATCAACATCACTCGGATGCGACCTCTACCAACCAGCCATACCTACTCCCCGCGAACCACCATTTCCCAGCTACTCCGCACCACCAAAATCCACACTAAACCTCCGAAACCCCATCCCAACGAAGACCAAGAACTCCCCTCCCGATCGCTCCCTCCCATTGTATATCGACGAACTACAGTCCCAACGACCACGACCACAACCGAACAGCCCCTAACAACCCCCATCCCGATCTACGAACGCAACGAGTGGGACATCGACCCCCTCCTTCTCCAGCGACGAATCGACACCTGGACCGAACAGCAGTACGCCAGCGAAGACTACCTGTTCAAATCGAGCACCATCCCGTTGCACCGGGTCACCAAAGCCATCCCGTGGGAGTTCCTCACGACCACCATGCTGCCATCGCTCCGGGACCGTACCAAGGGGCGGGACAGCTGGCGCAACGTCAAAATTGCCATCTCGCCGCACACCAAGGAGAAGGTGTACGTGGTGACGCCCCAGCCATGGACGGCCATCATCAACCAGGAAACGGTATCGTCACCGCGGTTCTCCATAAGGCCGACGCCGTTCTACCAGAAGGGTGCGATTAGCACCGTTGGCGGCGTGAGCAGTAGCAGAAGTCCAACCAGGAGCAGCAGTAGTAGAGGTGGTAGTAGTAGCACAGGATCGACTGTGGATGTTTCACCGGAATCAG